A single genomic interval of Halomonas sp. GT harbors:
- a CDS encoding Rieske (2Fe-2S) protein — protein sequence MQDAWRNYANAPQEGAIVCPSHLIEEGNAHCIEVISNDESFPVILTRINGVIYCYVNACPHQYLPLNYRSDSIISSDRSRLLCSAHGAAFDIKTGNCLTGAFDILDAIPVFEDLESNVCIG from the coding sequence GTGCAAGACGCTTGGCGTAATTATGCAAATGCCCCCCAAGAGGGGGCTATTGTTTGCCCTTCTCATCTTATAGAAGAAGGCAATGCACACTGCATAGAAGTTATTAGTAACGATGAATCTTTCCCCGTCATTTTAACGCGCATAAATGGTGTCATTTATTGCTACGTTAATGCCTGCCCCCACCAGTATTTACCATTAAACTACCGGTCAGACAGTATCATTTCGTCAGATAGAAGCCGTTTGCTATGCAGTGCCCATGGCGCAGCGTTTGATATTAAAACAGGCAACTGTTTAACGGGGGCTTTTGATATACTTGATGCAATACCGGTATTTGAAGATCTAGAAAGTAATGTATGCATTGGTTAA
- a CDS encoding MFS transporter has product MRPTPWLVSVTAVAVVSDSMLLPFYPQFFADRFGVTDPAHVGGYLAMSCLVVMLALPIWALLARRFGTLQLLVGTQLVAGGLSLSCALVTSLPLFWGLSLAMLVAKASYLLVYPYLMHFEPQDRHATLIGMLSVVVHAGGILGAIVGGLVLELWHPARVFQLMAVSDILQVAVCLLLLSRGQVPHAAPATPTSPSASGAILRLGVVMLLFTFSAYLARPFFAQYWALVSGQPSATLAGAVFAIPGGVAVALLAFDLLGRRPSGAAIVLPLAIGLTGLLLQASGDIIAILAGRLLFGWALFRVSVRLEVRLFQLSTPARYASDFSKIHIFQGLGVLIASWGAGRLVDTQGLASPFFVAALGFALCALAYRLLLAGSPANHQAQPTDPVSART; this is encoded by the coding sequence ATGAGACCGACGCCCTGGCTGGTAAGTGTCACTGCCGTGGCGGTGGTCAGCGACTCCATGCTACTGCCCTTCTACCCGCAGTTCTTTGCCGATAGATTCGGTGTGACCGACCCCGCCCACGTCGGCGGCTACCTGGCCATGAGCTGCCTGGTGGTGATGCTGGCACTGCCCATCTGGGCATTGCTGGCCCGACGGTTCGGCACTCTGCAGCTGCTGGTGGGCACCCAACTCGTCGCTGGCGGTCTGAGCCTGTCCTGCGCGCTGGTCACTTCACTGCCGCTTTTCTGGGGGCTGTCACTGGCCATGCTGGTGGCCAAAGCCAGCTACCTACTGGTCTACCCGTACCTCATGCACTTTGAACCCCAGGACCGCCACGCCACCCTAATCGGCATGCTCTCAGTGGTGGTACATGCTGGCGGCATTCTTGGTGCCATCGTCGGTGGCCTGGTACTGGAGCTCTGGCACCCGGCTCGCGTGTTCCAGCTGATGGCGGTGAGCGATATTCTCCAGGTGGCGGTTTGCCTGCTGTTGCTCAGCCGCGGACAAGTGCCCCACGCGGCGCCCGCCACCCCAACCTCTCCCAGCGCCAGCGGCGCTATTTTGCGCCTGGGTGTGGTGATGCTGCTGTTCACCTTCAGCGCCTATCTGGCACGCCCCTTTTTCGCCCAGTACTGGGCGCTAGTCTCAGGCCAACCAAGCGCGACGCTAGCTGGCGCTGTCTTCGCTATCCCCGGCGGCGTTGCCGTGGCACTGCTGGCGTTCGACCTGTTGGGCCGACGCCCAAGTGGTGCGGCCATTGTCCTGCCACTCGCAATTGGCCTAACGGGCCTGCTGCTCCAAGCCAGTGGCGACATTATCGCCATTCTCGCGGGTCGGCTGCTATTCGGCTGGGCACTGTTCCGCGTCTCTGTGCGCCTAGAAGTGCGCCTATTTCAGCTCAGCACACCAGCACGCTACGCCAGCGACTTCAGCAAAATCCATATCTTCCAGGGTCTCGGCGTGCTCATCGCCTCCTGGGGCGCTGGTCGCTTGGTCGATACCCAGGGCCTGGCCAGCCCCTTTTTCGTCGCGGCGCTAGGTTTCGCTCTCTGCGCCCTCGCCTATCGTCTGCTGCTGGCCGGATCACCGGCGAACCACCAAGCGCAGCCAACTGATCCCGTTTCTGCAAGGACCTAA
- a CDS encoding pyridoxal phosphate-dependent decarboxylase family protein, translating to MTTKVLDESKSLSSAFAPLATNQLFNADHSEAYWQQATRCIDLVRRKVAQVDRPFTGARPEELRGLFQAIDLDAPLGSLEPALQELSRLYLDDAVYFHHPRYVAHLNCPVVLPGILAEAILSPINSSLDTWDQSAGGTFVEQSLIDWTAARIGLGQDADGVFTSGGTQSNLMALMIARDHYGASLEGHGGNKHEGLSADFRRLRILGSEVSHFSLQKSAAILGLGYQAVMPVACDDHYRMSPESLKTRLEECVAMNLIPIAVVATAGTTDFGSIDPLEEIAALCREHGIWLHVDAAYGGGLLCSRRYRHRLAGIEHADSVTIDYHKTFFQPVSCSAFLVRRRSDLRYLTYHADYLNPQCQAEAGTPDQVNKSLQTTKRFDALKPWLTLRIMGADALGEMFERVIDLASEAYNELVRHPDFEVLLDPPMSTVVFRYRPASLQEAERHEPERHETELDELNTHVRSTLSRNGEAVIAATRVGGRLYLKFTLLNPDTSLKDLVAIIERISHHGQAWCDAQTPTRAVAS from the coding sequence ATGACGACAAAGGTTCTAGACGAGAGCAAGTCCCTCAGCAGCGCATTCGCCCCGCTGGCAACAAACCAACTGTTCAATGCCGACCATTCAGAAGCCTATTGGCAGCAGGCCACTCGTTGCATCGACTTAGTAAGGCGCAAGGTCGCCCAAGTAGACCGCCCCTTCACTGGCGCTCGCCCAGAAGAGCTGCGCGGATTGTTCCAGGCCATCGATCTTGACGCTCCGCTTGGCAGCCTAGAGCCTGCGCTGCAAGAGTTGTCACGGCTCTATTTGGATGACGCCGTTTACTTCCACCATCCTCGCTACGTGGCACACCTCAACTGCCCCGTTGTGCTACCAGGCATCCTCGCCGAGGCGATTCTCTCACCGATCAACTCGTCCCTGGACACCTGGGATCAGAGCGCCGGAGGCACCTTCGTCGAACAGTCGCTCATCGACTGGACCGCTGCCCGCATTGGCTTAGGCCAGGACGCCGACGGCGTCTTCACCAGTGGTGGTACCCAATCGAACCTGATGGCGTTGATGATCGCCCGAGACCATTACGGCGCATCTCTTGAGGGGCACGGCGGCAATAAACATGAGGGCCTGTCGGCAGACTTTCGGCGACTGCGCATTCTCGGCTCGGAGGTCAGTCACTTTAGCTTGCAGAAGTCGGCGGCAATTCTTGGGCTTGGCTATCAGGCGGTGATGCCGGTGGCTTGCGACGACCACTACCGTATGAGCCCCGAGTCCCTCAAGACGCGCCTAGAAGAGTGCGTGGCGATGAACCTGATTCCCATCGCTGTGGTCGCCACTGCTGGCACCACCGACTTCGGCAGCATCGACCCCCTTGAGGAGATCGCCGCACTTTGCCGGGAGCATGGTATCTGGCTGCACGTGGATGCCGCTTACGGCGGTGGGCTGCTGTGCTCGCGACGCTACCGTCACCGTTTAGCGGGCATCGAGCACGCCGACTCGGTCACTATCGACTATCACAAAACCTTCTTTCAACCAGTGAGCTGCAGCGCGTTCCTGGTAAGGCGTCGCAGCGACCTGCGCTATCTGACCTATCACGCCGACTACCTTAACCCGCAATGCCAAGCCGAGGCGGGCACCCCTGACCAGGTCAACAAGAGCCTGCAGACGACCAAGCGCTTTGACGCCCTCAAGCCATGGCTGACCCTGCGCATCATGGGCGCCGATGCGCTCGGCGAGATGTTCGAGCGGGTCATCGACTTGGCTAGCGAGGCTTACAACGAGCTGGTCCGCCACCCAGACTTCGAGGTGCTGCTCGATCCTCCCATGAGCACCGTGGTGTTCCGCTACCGCCCGGCGAGCCTGCAAGAAGCAGAACGACATGAACCAGAACGACACGAAACAGAGCTAGACGAGCTCAACACCCACGTGCGCTCGACACTGTCCCGCAACGGCGAAGCGGTAATTGCCGCCACTCGCGTCGGAGGGCGGCTTTACCTCAAGTTCACCCTACTCAACCCGGATACCAGCCTGAAAGATCTGGTGGCCATCATCGAGCGTATCTCTCACCACGGCCAAGCATGGTGCGATGCCCAGACGCCAACCCGCGCAGTAGCTTCCTGA
- a CDS encoding sigma-54-dependent transcriptional regulator, with protein sequence MRLKFYCQNRIGILRDIVAQFADYRINVARGEVGGEQGNTIYLHVPKLLNAQLSTLKPVLEAIPGVFGVKRASLMPSERRHLELDALLSSLSDPVMSIDMQGRIVAANRIAVQVLGVRVQEVPGLSLDRYLDEVDLPDVIRRNNSRINGLRIKLKGDTYLADIAPLHTEDTKVDSLAGAVVTLHRADRIGARIYQVQRQELRGFEAIFQSSSRLEAVINEARRMAPLDAPLLIAGETGTGKELVARACHLASPRGQAPFVVLNCAGLPESMAETELFGYAPGAFEGARPEGKLGLLELNEGGTVFLDEVGEMSPRLQTKLLRFLQDGGFRRVGSDEETFLDVRVICATQQNLPQLCSEGLFRLDLYHRLNVLLLQVPPLRECLDGIEELAAYVLDRAARQIGCPLPELSPAALEKITRYDWPGNVRQLENVLFQAVSLCEEKAIQPVHLRLPHSEESSELAGIPLEGSLSDMLGEVERNILSTLYQQYPSSRQLGKRLGVSHTTIANKLKRYGIGAQDGT encoded by the coding sequence ATGCGTCTTAAATTTTACTGCCAGAATCGTATCGGCATTCTTCGCGATATAGTGGCCCAGTTTGCTGACTACCGCATAAATGTCGCGCGGGGCGAAGTCGGGGGCGAGCAGGGCAATACCATCTATTTGCATGTCCCAAAGTTGCTTAATGCCCAGTTGAGTACGCTTAAGCCGGTACTAGAAGCTATCCCAGGCGTCTTTGGCGTCAAACGCGCGAGCTTGATGCCTAGCGAGCGTCGTCATTTGGAGTTAGATGCGTTGTTGTCCTCGCTTTCCGACCCTGTCATGTCGATAGATATGCAGGGGCGGATTGTAGCGGCCAACCGTATCGCCGTTCAGGTACTGGGGGTGCGCGTTCAAGAAGTGCCAGGGCTCTCGCTAGATCGTTACCTTGACGAAGTCGACCTTCCCGATGTGATTCGCCGCAACAACTCACGTATCAATGGGCTGCGAATCAAACTGAAAGGCGACACTTATCTTGCCGATATCGCGCCACTGCACACTGAAGATACCAAGGTAGACTCTTTAGCCGGGGCGGTGGTGACGTTGCACCGTGCCGACCGTATTGGTGCACGTATTTATCAAGTGCAGCGCCAGGAACTGCGTGGCTTTGAGGCCATCTTTCAATCGAGTTCGCGATTGGAAGCTGTGATCAATGAGGCGCGGCGCATGGCACCACTGGATGCCCCGCTGCTGATTGCAGGGGAAACGGGGACTGGAAAAGAGTTGGTGGCCAGAGCCTGTCATTTGGCAAGCCCCCGCGGGCAAGCGCCGTTCGTGGTACTTAACTGTGCCGGGCTGCCTGAATCAATGGCCGAGACAGAGCTTTTCGGTTACGCACCCGGTGCCTTCGAGGGCGCTCGGCCAGAAGGCAAGCTTGGCCTTCTGGAGCTTAACGAAGGTGGCACCGTCTTTCTCGATGAAGTGGGTGAAATGAGCCCGCGGTTGCAGACGAAACTGTTGCGTTTTCTTCAAGATGGCGGCTTCCGGCGTGTGGGTAGTGACGAGGAAACCTTCCTGGATGTCCGGGTAATCTGTGCCACTCAACAGAACCTGCCGCAGCTGTGTAGTGAAGGGTTGTTTCGGCTGGATCTCTATCATCGGCTTAATGTGCTGTTGCTACAGGTCCCACCCTTACGCGAATGTTTAGATGGCATCGAAGAGTTGGCAGCTTATGTGCTTGATCGTGCAGCGCGTCAGATAGGTTGCCCTTTGCCTGAACTTTCGCCTGCTGCGTTGGAAAAGATCACCCGCTACGACTGGCCGGGCAATGTGCGTCAGCTGGAAAATGTGTTGTTCCAGGCGGTGTCGCTATGTGAAGAGAAAGCCATTCAACCGGTGCATTTGCGCCTTCCTCACAGCGAGGAGTCTTCTGAGCTGGCGGGTATTCCTTTAGAGGGAAGCTTGAGCGACATGCTAGGCGAGGTAGAAAGAAATATCTTGAGTACGCTGTATCAGCAGTACCCCTCCAGCCGCCAGCTAGGAAAGCGGTTGGGTGTTTCCCACACAACCATCGCCAATAAACTCAAACGTTACGGTATTGGTGCTCAAGACGGCACTTGA
- a CDS encoding lysine N(6)-hydroxylase/L-ornithine N(5)-oxygenase family protein, whose translation MTQTVHDFIAIGLGPFNLGLACLTDPIDELDGLFLERQDGFDWHPGMLLEDATLQTPFMSDLVTMADPTSRFSVLNYLKQQGKLYNFYIRENVFLLRKEYNHYCQWAAAQLDSIRFGTEVTRIDYDELTGIYRVSCCDTRSGKAHIHLARRLVLGTGTSPYLPEGCREVDPRPLHSSEYLKHKAELQRQEAITLIGSGQSAAEIYHDLLADIDRFDYRLDWITRSPRFFPLEYGKLTLEMTSPDYIDYFHSLPEATRNGLMQRQKSLYKGINLELIDAIYDLRYAKALGGEVHSDLLTNTNLETCRYDAERGEYDLTLWHTEQQRHYRHRTPALIMATGYRYHMPDFLTPITSRIAFDTAGRYAVGRFYDIDGGRGELFVQNAELHTHSLVAPDLGMGPYRNACIIRALTGREVYPIEKRIAYQHFGAPSEAVFEPMDAEPA comes from the coding sequence ATGACACAGACTGTCCACGACTTTATCGCCATTGGCCTTGGCCCCTTCAATCTTGGCCTAGCCTGCCTCACCGACCCAATTGATGAACTTGATGGCCTCTTCCTAGAACGCCAAGACGGCTTCGACTGGCATCCCGGCATGCTGCTTGAAGATGCCACTCTGCAGACGCCTTTCATGTCAGATTTGGTCACCATGGCCGACCCCACCAGTCGCTTCAGCGTCCTCAACTACCTTAAACAACAGGGTAAGCTCTACAACTTCTACATCCGCGAGAACGTCTTCCTGCTGCGTAAGGAGTACAACCATTACTGCCAGTGGGCAGCCGCCCAACTAGACAGCATCCGCTTCGGCACCGAGGTGACTCGCATCGATTATGACGAGCTCACGGGAATTTACCGGGTGAGCTGCTGCGATACCCGTAGCGGCAAAGCCCACATCCACCTGGCACGGCGTCTGGTACTTGGCACTGGGACTAGCCCTTATCTGCCAGAGGGCTGCCGAGAGGTGGACCCACGCCCGCTGCACTCCAGCGAGTATTTAAAGCATAAGGCCGAGTTGCAGCGCCAGGAGGCTATCACCCTGATTGGCAGCGGCCAGAGTGCCGCCGAGATCTACCATGATTTGCTCGCTGACATTGACCGCTTCGACTATCGCCTCGACTGGATCACTCGCTCGCCCCGCTTCTTCCCACTGGAGTATGGAAAACTGACCCTTGAGATGACATCACCGGACTACATCGATTACTTCCATTCCCTGCCCGAAGCCACCCGCAACGGGTTAATGCAGCGCCAAAAGAGCCTCTACAAGGGCATCAACCTGGAGCTGATTGATGCAATTTACGACCTGCGCTATGCCAAGGCGCTAGGCGGCGAGGTTCACTCTGACCTGCTCACCAACACCAACCTAGAAACCTGCCGCTATGATGCCGAGCGCGGCGAATACGACCTGACCCTGTGGCACACCGAGCAGCAGCGCCACTACCGTCACCGCACCCCAGCGCTGATCATGGCCACCGGCTACCGCTACCATATGCCGGACTTCTTAACGCCCATCACCTCGCGCATTGCCTTCGACACCGCCGGACGCTACGCCGTAGGCCGTTTTTATGACATCGACGGCGGGCGCGGCGAACTTTTCGTGCAGAACGCCGAACTGCACACCCACAGCCTGGTGGCTCCGGATTTGGGCATGGGGCCCTATCGCAATGCCTGCATCATCCGTGCCTTGACCGGTAGAGAGGTCTACCCCATCGAGAAGCGCATCGCCTACCAGCACTTCGGCGCTCCGAGCGAGGCTGTCTTTGAACCGATGGACGCGGAGCCTGCATGA
- the hppD gene encoding 4-hydroxyphenylpyruvate dioxygenase, with the protein MGPFPHDAPKVTISDANPAGTDGFEFVEFAHPEPEKLDSLFRQMGFVPVAKHRDKSITVYRQGDINYLLNSEPNSHASAFIEAHGPCAPAMAWRVVDAQHALKRAVALGAEEFTGNKSIDAPAVIGIGGSLLYFIDTYGEKGSCYSSEFEWLDEEDPKPKGFGFYYLDHLTHNVIRGNMDTWYKFYHDTFNFREIRYFDITGKVTGLTSRALTSPDGKIRIPINESADDHSQIEEYLREYNGEGIQHIAIATNDIYTGTDLIADAGLEFMPGPPSIYYEKSLERVKDHQEPLDKLRNRGILIDGEGVVGGGETRILLQIFSKTVIGPIFFEFIQRKGDDGFGEGNFKALFESIEEDQINRGVLQSTAE; encoded by the coding sequence ATGGGCCCTTTTCCTCATGACGCGCCAAAAGTAACCATAAGCGATGCAAACCCAGCGGGCACCGATGGTTTTGAATTTGTTGAATTTGCCCATCCTGAGCCGGAAAAATTAGACAGCCTGTTTAGGCAAATGGGCTTCGTCCCCGTTGCAAAGCATCGTGACAAATCAATCACCGTTTATCGCCAGGGTGACATCAACTACCTGCTTAACAGCGAGCCTAACTCCCATGCGTCAGCGTTTATTGAAGCGCACGGCCCCTGTGCACCGGCAATGGCTTGGCGTGTTGTTGATGCTCAGCATGCCCTAAAACGTGCCGTTGCTTTAGGGGCTGAAGAGTTCACTGGCAATAAGTCCATCGATGCACCTGCCGTTATTGGCATTGGCGGTTCGCTGCTTTACTTTATTGATACGTATGGCGAAAAAGGCAGTTGCTACTCAAGCGAGTTTGAGTGGTTAGATGAGGAAGATCCTAAGCCTAAAGGGTTTGGTTTTTACTATCTTGATCACCTCACTCATAACGTTATTCGCGGCAATATGGACACGTGGTATAAGTTTTATCACGACACCTTTAACTTTCGTGAAATACGCTACTTCGATATCACCGGTAAAGTCACCGGTCTTACCAGCCGCGCATTAACCTCTCCCGATGGTAAAATTCGCATCCCGATTAACGAAAGTGCCGACGATCACAGTCAAATTGAAGAGTACTTGCGCGAGTATAACGGCGAAGGTATTCAGCATATCGCCATTGCAACGAACGATATTTATACCGGCACTGACTTAATCGCGGACGCGGGGCTTGAATTCATGCCTGGCCCGCCGAGCATCTATTATGAAAAATCACTTGAGCGCGTAAAAGATCACCAGGAGCCTCTCGATAAACTTCGTAACCGCGGCATTTTGATTGATGGCGAAGGTGTCGTGGGCGGTGGCGAAACCAGAATTTTGCTACAGATTTTCTCAAAAACAGTGATTGGCCCGATCTTCTTCGAGTTTATCCAGCGTAAAGGCGATGATGGGTTTGGAGAGGGCAATTTTAAAGCACTTTTCGAATCCATCGAAGAGGACCAAATTAACCGAGGCGTGTTGCAAAGTACTGCAGAATAG
- a CDS encoding DUF6455 family protein — MDTAQHTDTTSWWGRLTERCYTSSTTTLARNIKQEAGASYDALINDLERPLEPRFEQAVARQLAAGQPAHFRPAKTLMPVMMQRFGLKESELHGNGLMNHADYVALRDTCNACAAVSDCWKAMRANAELDECRHLCPNATAFDALAAR; from the coding sequence ATGGATACTGCTCAGCACACAGATACCACCTCTTGGTGGGGACGCCTCACAGAGCGCTGCTATACATCATCAACCACGACGTTAGCCCGCAACATAAAGCAGGAAGCAGGGGCTAGCTATGATGCACTTATCAATGATCTGGAAAGACCGCTAGAGCCACGCTTTGAGCAGGCAGTGGCAAGGCAGCTAGCCGCAGGCCAACCCGCCCATTTCAGACCAGCCAAAACCTTAATGCCTGTCATGATGCAGCGCTTCGGTCTTAAAGAAAGTGAGCTTCATGGAAATGGTCTGATGAATCATGCCGACTATGTTGCACTGCGTGACACCTGCAACGCCTGTGCCGCCGTTAGCGATTGCTGGAAAGCAATGCGAGCAAATGCAGAGCTAGATGAGTGCCGTCACCTATGCCCCAACGCAACTGCCTTTGATGCCTTAGCGGCACGTTAA
- a CDS encoding sodium-dependent transporter has protein sequence MTTTNTPPKTLWLGRWGFVLAATGSAVGLGNIWKFPYITGEFGGGAFVLVYLACILAVGVPIMMAEISFGRRGRGSPIDAIRRVVHESGRGSFWSIFGWMAMLCGFMILSFYVVVAGWSFSYLWKMLSGGLAGNSVDDMAAIFAANNANPFTLGAWSTLVTVLTMLIVGKGVQAGIERSVSWMMPGMVIMLGILIGYGAFSGGFAEAWSFLFSFNTDGLSSEGLLAALGHAFFTLSLASGAILTYGSYLPEGHSIARTTFSVAIADTVVALMAGLAIFPIIFANGMNPGQGPGLIFMSLPLAFQAMPFGTLFGVLFFVMLSMAALTSSISMIEATVAWLVASKGMTRKRASWGVGIVLWLVSTLAMLSFNMGADWTVAGRTFFDWLDYLTSRWMMPLGGLGMALMAGFLLRTELFREELGLSHTQHMLWLFMVRYVSPLGIVLIFIDALGLATLQVGTQWPWLLALLVVITVVGELASPRLRHQAS, from the coding sequence ATGACAACGACAAATACGCCCCCCAAAACGCTGTGGCTGGGCCGCTGGGGGTTTGTGCTGGCAGCCACTGGTTCTGCAGTGGGCTTGGGTAATATCTGGAAGTTTCCTTACATCACTGGCGAGTTCGGGGGTGGCGCTTTTGTGCTGGTCTATCTGGCCTGCATATTGGCGGTAGGTGTTCCTATCATGATGGCTGAAATAAGCTTTGGCCGACGTGGCAGGGGCAGCCCGATTGATGCTATCCGTCGAGTGGTGCACGAGTCGGGACGTGGCAGTTTCTGGTCGATTTTCGGTTGGATGGCCATGCTGTGTGGTTTCATGATTCTGTCGTTCTACGTTGTCGTTGCTGGCTGGTCATTTTCCTATCTGTGGAAAATGCTGAGCGGCGGACTGGCGGGCAACAGCGTCGATGACATGGCGGCAATTTTCGCCGCTAATAATGCGAACCCTTTCACGTTAGGCGCCTGGAGCACGCTAGTAACGGTGCTGACCATGTTAATCGTTGGTAAAGGCGTACAAGCAGGGATTGAAAGGAGTGTCAGCTGGATGATGCCGGGCATGGTGATCATGCTGGGCATACTGATTGGCTACGGTGCTTTCTCTGGTGGCTTTGCCGAAGCTTGGTCTTTTCTGTTCTCTTTCAATACCGACGGGTTAAGCAGTGAAGGGCTCTTAGCGGCACTGGGGCATGCTTTCTTTACCTTGTCGCTTGCGTCTGGTGCCATTCTTACCTATGGCTCTTATCTGCCAGAAGGTCACTCTATTGCGCGCACGACATTCAGTGTGGCTATTGCTGATACCGTTGTCGCGCTGATGGCTGGCTTGGCTATCTTCCCGATTATCTTCGCTAACGGAATGAATCCCGGCCAAGGGCCAGGATTGATCTTTATGAGCTTGCCCTTGGCCTTCCAAGCAATGCCGTTTGGTACGCTGTTTGGCGTCCTGTTCTTCGTGATGTTGTCGATGGCCGCGCTTACGTCGTCAATTTCGATGATCGAAGCGACCGTGGCCTGGCTCGTTGCAAGCAAAGGGATGACGCGTAAACGGGCATCCTGGGGTGTGGGCATCGTGCTGTGGTTGGTGAGCACCTTGGCTATGCTGTCGTTCAACATGGGCGCGGATTGGACGGTAGCAGGCCGCACTTTCTTCGATTGGCTGGATTACCTGACCTCCCGTTGGATGATGCCGTTGGGCGGCTTAGGTATGGCACTGATGGCTGGCTTCCTGCTGCGTACTGAGCTATTCAGGGAAGAACTAGGACTCTCCCACACCCAGCACATGCTGTGGCTGTTTATGGTGCGTTATGTCAGCCCGTTAGGCATCGTATTAATCTTCATCGATGCGCTGGGCCTCGCCACCCTCCAGGTAGGCACTCAGTGGCCGTGGCTGCTAGCGCTGCTGGTGGTTATTACCGTAGTGGGAGAATTGGCTAGCCCACGACTGCGTCATCAGGCCTCGTAA
- a CDS encoding Lrp/AsnC family transcriptional regulator: MHGISLDRYDLAILSVLQKNSALTNSELGERVSLSPSQCSRRKARLEAEGVIKGYSARLDASSLGFGLRAITRVNLKAHGESMDDDFVTLLTKHAMVREAYSVSGDADYVLHVIAKDLTEFSDFIHHHLLPHPNVTQVRSEIILRSMKEEQGLPVGGG, encoded by the coding sequence ATGCACGGGATTTCTTTGGATCGATATGATCTTGCAATTTTATCAGTGTTACAAAAGAACTCGGCCCTCACTAACTCAGAGCTGGGAGAGCGCGTTAGTCTGTCTCCCTCTCAATGCTCCCGGCGCAAAGCGCGGTTAGAAGCCGAAGGGGTGATTAAGGGGTATTCGGCGAGGCTGGATGCCTCCAGTCTAGGGTTTGGCTTGCGTGCGATCACTCGCGTTAATCTCAAAGCGCATGGTGAAAGCATGGATGATGATTTTGTGACGTTACTGACGAAGCACGCCATGGTGCGTGAGGCCTATTCTGTATCGGGGGATGCAGATTATGTGTTGCACGTTATCGCCAAGGATCTCACCGAGTTTTCAGACTTTATTCACCATCATTTATTACCTCATCCTAATGTCACCCAGGTTCGCTCTGAAATCATACTGCGTAGTATGAAAGAAGAGCAGGGGCTGCCGGTGGGTGGTGGCTAG